Proteins encoded by one window of Sphaerodactylus townsendi isolate TG3544 linkage group LG02, MPM_Stown_v2.3, whole genome shotgun sequence:
- the FAM181A gene encoding protein FAM181A, translated as MASADSEVKTLLHFVNLASSDIKAALDKSAPCRRSVDHRKYLQKQLKRFSQKYARLPRGHLPQQPSHGRERRAAEESAPGLGVHSAEGPAGQSGAAENKAAEPERRQGASEAATARPDQVPMRKRQLPASFWEEPRPAPGPLAAAFPTGAASSKDRPLFEGKKSKEALDGGRAAAPDSPSSRPDGEAVAVLSAWSCCPLQYHGPQASPGVYPPALTAALPPAAPFPALGLWRKSAASCTEGVAFCKPGSQKVHRPVVWKPIPTKPPAPLPPIFSVFGYI; from the coding sequence ATGGCCTCGGCGGACAGCGAGGTGAAAACCCTCCTCCACTTCGTCAACTTGGCCTCCAGCGACATCAAGGCCGCCCTGGACAAGTCGGCGCCCTGCCGCCGCTCCGTGGACCACCGAAAGTACCTGCAGAAGCAGCTCAAGCGCTTCTCGCAGAAATACGCCCGCCTGCCCCGAGGCCACCTCCCGCAGCAGCCGTCGCACGGCAGGGAACGGCGGGCGGCCGAGGAGTCAGCGCCAGGCCTGGGCGTCCACAGCGCAGAGGGCCCTGCGGGCCAGAGCGGCGCCGCCGAGAACAAGGCCGCGGAGCCCGAGCGGCGGCAGGGCGCCTCTGAGGCGGCCACCGCCAGGCCCGACCAGGTACCCATGAGGAAAAGGCAGCTGCCCGCCTCCTTCTGGGAAGAGCCCCGGCCGGCTCCGGGCCCGCTCGCGGCGGCCTTTCCGACGGGCGCCGCCTCCTCAAAGGACCGGCCCCTTTTTGagggaaagaaaagcaaagaagcGCTCGACGGCGGCCGGGCCGCGGCCCCTGACAGCCCCTCGAGTAGGCCTGACGGGGAGGCCGTGGCGGTGCTGAGCGCCTGGAGCTGCTGTCCTTTGCAGTACCATGGACCGCAAGCCTCCCCCGGCGTCTACCCTCCGGCCCTCACAGCCGCCCTCCCGCCTGCAGCCCCTTTCCCGGCCTTGGGGCTGTGGAGGAAAAGCGCGGCCTCCTGCACAGAAGGGGTGGCTTTCTGCAAGCCGGGCAGCCAGAAGGTGCACCGGCCGGTGGTGTGGAAACCCATCCCCACCAAGCCCCCCGCCCCGCTGCCGCCCATCTTCAGTGTCTTCGGGTATATTTAG